The following nucleotide sequence is from Synchiropus splendidus isolate RoL2022-P1 chromosome 1, RoL_Sspl_1.0, whole genome shotgun sequence.
CTTCTCTTCCAGTTACGTGACAGATTCGGAATATTTATCAGACTCATCCGGCTGGTGCAGCCAGAGGACGTGGTCTGACATGGAAGAGCTCGGATCGCTCTCCCAGTTGAAGGgatcagaggagcagaggacGCCGCAACCTTCCCAGTGTGACGCAGCCAGGCCCTCGACCGTGAGCACCCCTCAGCACTTGAGAGTTCAGTCGGAGTCACTGATGAGTCCTGGCAGATCACACGTCCTCTCTCAGTCCCAAAAGTTTCCCAAAGTTTCCAACCCTACTGGGCTTGCTGGCAGCCCAGTGAAGACGCCACGTAAATCGCTGCTTGCAGACCAGGTAAGactttgtttttagtttttgtcATGCTGTTCAAATGGAGCAGCATGTAGTGACAGCAAGCTCACTGTAGTATGATAATTCTATTCTGCAACATAACAGATTGTTATTTGTAACTGTGCTCAAAATACACAGTATATTCTGTATTCAACAAATATGCTTGATTGGAAATTGTGGATTAAGTTGCTCCTGCATGAGCCTAAGGAatcagccatttttgttccAGTTTGCTCAGAGACCACTGAACAGGATGCATCTGAATGTTTGCCGATCATCTGTGCTGAAGAGATATTGCTGGGGGGGGGTGTTTTAAGTCATCACTGTTGCATTAAGGATGTGGTGAATGAATTTGTTAGACAATTTCAATTGGTCAGCATTATCAATCAAACTGTCACTGACTGTTACGTGATGATGCTCATGGCCCCTCTCTGTTGCAGCCGGACTGGTTCTCCCAGGATGAGGTCACAGAGGCACCACATCCTTCGAGGGTAACCCCACTGCTCACCACCTCACAGTCGTCCTCTCTGGGAAACTTTGAAATCTCTGCGTCCCAGACTCTGTCTGACTTCTCCCAGTCCTCCACCAGGACTTCACAGTGGCGGGCGAGGCAGTCTCAGAGCTCACAACCAAAGAAGAAGTCAAGAATGGGATTTTAACTCAATGAATGTGCATCATGCTGGATTAGTGACACCTTTATGTTTTGATCTTGAAACCTACCGGATTCCACCGATGATCTAAGAAGCCATCAAGTACGctgtggacttttctggaatatttttttttttacgctgaACACCGATTGGACATTGATCATGAGCTGCATCGAAACTGCTGATCAAGTCACCCAGAGGATGGAACAGATTTGGTAAGAGCCTGTGCTGTCGATTATCTTTCTGATTTTTAATCGGAAGGAAGGTATTAAATACTGAAGTTTTGACTAATTTTAGTGTatattattgaaaataaatcttaTTTGCTGTTGACTAAgctttgagggttttttttccaaggagCTGAACTagttctagttttttttttcttcatccattCTAACATTTATCTAAATCTAAAACCATTTTTCTGAAGCAATTGCATTTTGAAGTATCCTTTCATTTTAATCCTCATCTCTTCTCTGACAACAGAGACAAAGCTATATTTATTTGTTACGGCTTAAATTCCTGCCAACGTCCTGCGGACTTCACATCCAAATGATAAGGGaattcaatataaatatatagacaatatttatattattgttttgACTTCCCTTCTCAAGAtttttgctcttaacagaagaaaatgtttcataGATATGCGCTTTTAATTGTTGGTGTGTGTACAAATGCCTCCTGTAGAAAACTGCTGTGGGTTTCTGCCTTAGCCccatataatatttattttttaatcattgcCTCCGTCAATTACGGAGACATAAACCGAACAACTCCAAAATGGACTAACGTAGTTACAATAGAATCTTATGATTGGTTATGCGGCATCTTATGCTAGAGCTAGCATATTGATGAAATACGTGAAATGGGTGAAAAGAGGCTTGGTAGAGGAATGTGGAGTAAAAGTGTCATCCTACTTATTCATCACACAGCTTGCCTTGTCATTCCCAGCCATCGGTCTTTGCCAAGCTGTTATTGACCTGTATTTACGCAGTGAAAACATTGTGGATTCACTGACATGTGTGTCATGAGGTGCATCTGCGTTTTTAAAAGGGCCAAAAgcagcaaaaatattttggattGAAATGTCAACAGTAAATCCCACCAATTTTGATTTGTAGTACTCTTATTTAATGGTCTTATACATCTGATGGCAGGCATAGCTCAAGTGCTGGTTATAGAGTGATACATTACCCACAACACCACTTCATAATGCCGTTGTTATAACTCTCAACAGAGGGAACACATGGCTTTTCTTGGGAAGAGTGTCGTCTgttggacatttttgcaaacacttgaagaaaatcaggacaaaaagtaaataaaaataaaactttttaatgttttttttaagtattggtaacattaacaataaataacTTGCTATCTACAAGAactattcacattttttttacatcatttaCACTTTTACATTCTTTttataaacatgttttctacaattttaaacttttttttgacACATGGTCATTTTTTGCTCCTTTCAACATTCTCTGGACATTTGtaaaacacacgcacgcacatacACAAACAACATCCTAAAATTGGCAACTTGAGTATTTATACCAGTACCACACACGCAAATATATCCACGAACACTCGCCATACATTTAAGCAAAATCTGGGTCGATTCTGTCCTCTGTCATGCTTCAATACAAACATCAACTCCAGTCTGACCCACAACACTAATAACCAAACTGTGCAAATTAAATATGAGTAcaggaggtgagagcagctgctgcgaGACTGAGCTCTGAATTTAGTTGTTCCACCTTTTGTCGTCATACCAGGGCTGCAGAGGTCAAGTTCACCATAAGTGACACTGGGAATTTAACCTTGCTCTCTCTAgtattctgctgctgctcttaacTTCCGTACTTAAGTAAACCGCCTCATTGTGGATTAACAAATAGGCTTAATAACAGTCAAACATCTTTTCAAAAAAGCACCATACGATCTGAGGATTTGTGCTCTGAACTCAGCAGCATGAGGTGTAGATTTGAGCTGCTCTTCTGGAATGTGACTCTAAACACGCAGTTATCtagaaccaaaaaaaatgacGTCTGGCCAATGGTGTCCTTCTAAACTGGCAAAGAGGTTGATTAGAGACAATAAATTAATAGGCGAGGATAAGATGGGGAAGGTAGAGACCAGGCACACTGGTGTTCACAGCGTCAGATGCAGAGGTGATGGCGGTGTTTTTGGCGTCTTAGGTGGACGGGGAAGAAATGGCCTTCAGCATCACTGCCCAAAGAGCTGCTGAGAGATTCTTCTCCTGAACTCATGCCGTCCTCTGATGAATCCTCGCTGGAAGAAATGGAAGGAGACAGTCAAAACACTGGGTGGTTACGCCGGTTTGCGAGATTAGGCTACAAGAATGACTTGGATAATACAACCAGCGATACAATGAGAATGTCCATGGACAAGTTTGACTGCTGCATTTCAATGGCTCTCACCCTATGTTGCAGGCTAGTTTTGTAGACTTTAATATTACGAATGCATTGTGATGTTTACGGAGAAATTTACATGCTcaaatttctgttttttatcgtacattattttgaaatctgTTCTAAATCGTGAATCTTTTAAGTCCTTTCTCCAAGAGCTAATGTTGGGACTAGTGGATTGAAAATGATGGTTAACAATAAAACTAGACATAGTTTGTAGATGTTTAAATTTCCCGGTAAAGGTCCGTTTATTAAATGGCAGTTTACGACAGACTAAATCTATCAAGATGTGTTCAGGTAATTCTTGCCTACGTCATATGACCACTGAGTCAGACACCCGACATCTGCAAGTCTGTCAAGGGAAGTTAACGTTTAATCAGCTGACTAAACATTTCAACATAGTCCCATCACCAAGCTGTTGTAACAAGGTGCAGCTCGTCTGACATCATGGAAACTTGTGTCAGCGGGGTGTGAGCAGTGACAGCTTATTGCACAGCCATTTAAACTTTTCACGAGCTTGATAATGAAGACTGTCCTATTTTGAAAACAAGTGATGTAATAGGATaggatttttctttcttcaaaatTCATTATGAAAAAGTTTGCCTCTTACCTCTCATTCCAGCAGCACTCTGGGATGGTGGGCAGCTCTGGGACACTGCGGTAGCTGCTGTGCAGGTTCTGTGCCGTTCGTCGGGACACGATCCACTGCAATCTCTTGTGGTTGGGTTTGTTGCACTCTGGGGAAGCGTAGTCGCGCAGGCACCGAGCAACGCGCTCACTCCACATCAGTAACTCACTGTCGGAAATCTGAGGTCACAAAAGAGGACACAGTTAAAATGATTTTCAGATTTAATCTAGCACTGAGAACAAGTGACAGAACGGTGACACAGAGCCTTTTTGTGGACAGAGCTGggaagaaaagttttttttaccttcagGTGTCTCTGGATGTGATAGGCTATTTCCAACATGTCCTCGGACTGGATGGTTTGGATCTCCTGTCTCAGAAGAGACAGTGCAAGAATGGACGGCTGGATAAACAAGAGGAGAAAGGAAAAATGAAGTCTTCAAGGTTCTATATTTAAGGGGCGTTCACATGGTGACAGGTAAAGAACACATACCTTTGCTTTGGAGAATGAGATGCGACACAGGCAGGCCTTCAGCTGAGCCTCCAGCTTCTCAAGATTCAGAGAATTCTTCctgtaaatgaaagaaaaacaggcaATGTCAAAGTCGGCACACAATGTGAAGCTGATGTTATTCCATATTAACAGTATTGAACAGTGGTAAGGGCTGAGCCAGGGG
It contains:
- the ccng2 gene encoding cyclin-G2 → MDAYKLMKELRQNHDQEVHYLPKETGLSLIESSSQGDCRISAKCRDAKVEDLWSLNSFFGYTTQTFVLAVNLLDRFLAMMRIQPKHLSCVSLSCLHMAAKETEEECNLTPTDELIRIGQCRFTVSDLFRMEKIIADKLNFKSKAVTALTFLHLYHRIAQSHATDRKNSLNLEKLEAQLKACLCRISFSKAKPSILALSLLRQEIQTIQSEDMLEIAYHIQRHLKISDSELLMWSERVARCLRDYASPECNKPNHKRLQWIVSRRTAQNLHSSYRSVPELPTIPECCWNESEDSSEDGMSSGEESLSSSLGSDAEGHFFPVHLRRQKHRHHLCI